One Candidatus Obscuribacterales bacterium genomic window carries:
- a CDS encoding ABC transporter ATP-binding protein, with protein MNLTAKDLAVGFDKPVAENIQLNVLGGTILAIAGPNGAGKSTLLKSLARLIKPVSGEVKISGKDIWSMSAREFAGHVSYVPQSQQFEQDLTVQELVALGRNPHQQWWSWSASSEDKDAVNEALEKTATAELRTKYLSNLSGGERQRALIATALAQRSQFMLLDEPISHLDFRHQLELAELLDSLRKQGLGIIVVLHDLNVIAKLADSVLLLEKSGQQPSRVAASASAHEVLQPALLKQVFQVDVRRIADADTSSDVYVTSL; from the coding sequence ATGAATTTAACAGCAAAAGATCTCGCAGTAGGATTCGACAAACCGGTCGCGGAAAATATTCAACTGAATGTCTTAGGCGGTACCATTCTTGCCATAGCCGGACCAAACGGTGCCGGTAAGTCGACTCTACTAAAATCATTGGCGCGTCTAATTAAGCCTGTGTCTGGTGAAGTAAAAATTTCCGGCAAAGATATTTGGTCGATGTCCGCTCGTGAATTTGCCGGACATGTGTCTTACGTCCCGCAATCTCAGCAATTTGAACAGGACCTAACTGTTCAAGAACTGGTGGCTCTCGGTCGCAATCCTCACCAACAATGGTGGTCGTGGAGTGCCTCATCGGAAGATAAGGATGCGGTTAATGAGGCACTTGAAAAAACGGCAACGGCAGAATTGCGGACTAAGTATTTGAGTAATTTATCCGGTGGTGAACGACAGCGGGCCCTCATTGCCACCGCTCTTGCCCAGCGCAGTCAATTCATGTTGCTTGACGAGCCAATCTCGCACTTGGACTTTCGACATCAGCTGGAATTAGCTGAACTTCTAGACAGTCTTCGCAAGCAGGGCTTGGGAATTATTGTTGTTTTGCACGACTTGAACGTCATTGCCAAGCTGGCAGATTCAGTTTTGTTATTGGAAAAATCAGGACAACAACCCAGTCGTGTAGCGGCGTCGGCAAGTGCGCATGAAGTGTTGCAACCTGCTTTGTTGAAGCAAGTGTTTCAAGTCGATGTGCGACGTATAGCAGATGCTGATACAAGTTCTGATGTATACGTAACTAGTCTTTAA
- a CDS encoding iron ABC transporter permease: MIRIVILLSILVLALMLNLCVGDVCIGPAEAWHSLQITNSDLHDMLWQIRVPRLLIAAVVGVGLSTSGFVLQALTRNVLADPYLTGISSGAGLAAAIAMIAGVDFALIPFIAFTGGAITSLVVAMMAKNPAGLSVTRLLLAGVALSAICGSFITLIMVGAASAAQSQGIFFWLAGGISGRTWSELAIAGTYIFVGLIIALVMSKSMRLLSLGAQSAQSLGVNVVVVQWVLLGAAVLACGASVAISGLVGFVGLIAPQIGRSLGRDERVQIICTALIGAVLVLFSDLAARTLGQGQELPLGTLLALVGGPFFLWLVSRQKGEGL, translated from the coding sequence ATGATTCGCATAGTTATCCTGCTGTCGATTCTTGTGTTGGCGCTTATGCTCAATTTGTGCGTGGGCGATGTTTGTATTGGACCAGCCGAAGCTTGGCATAGTTTGCAGATAACTAACTCGGATCTCCATGACATGCTTTGGCAAATTCGTGTGCCTAGACTTCTTATAGCAGCTGTTGTCGGAGTTGGTCTGTCGACATCAGGATTTGTGTTGCAAGCGCTTACTAGAAATGTTTTGGCTGATCCGTATTTGACTGGTATTTCCAGCGGTGCAGGATTGGCAGCCGCCATTGCGATGATTGCCGGAGTGGATTTTGCGCTTATTCCTTTTATAGCGTTTACCGGCGGCGCGATAACAAGTCTTGTGGTGGCAATGATGGCAAAGAATCCTGCCGGCTTGTCGGTGACGAGACTACTTCTGGCAGGCGTAGCGCTGTCGGCAATTTGCGGAAGCTTTATTACACTAATAATGGTGGGTGCTGCATCTGCCGCTCAGTCGCAGGGAATATTCTTCTGGTTAGCTGGTGGTATCAGTGGGCGGACCTGGTCTGAATTGGCAATTGCAGGAACTTACATTTTTGTTGGTTTGATAATTGCACTGGTTATGAGTAAGTCGATGAGGCTTTTATCCCTGGGTGCTCAGTCGGCCCAGTCATTGGGAGTAAATGTTGTCGTTGTGCAGTGGGTTTTATTAGGTGCTGCTGTTCTTGCTTGCGGCGCTTCGGTGGCAATTAGTGGGCTCGTTGGCTTTGTTGGTCTCATTGCTCCGCAGATTGGTCGCTCGCTTGGTCGTGATGAGCGTGTGCAAATTATTTGCACGGCCTTAATTGGTGCAGTGCTTGTTTTGTTCAGCGACTTGGCAGCGCGTACTTTGGGGCAAGGACAAGAATTGCCTCTAGGAACATTGCTTGCCTTGGTGGGTGGTCCGTTTTTCCTCTGGCTTGTCTCCAGACAAAAAGGAGAAGGGCTATGA
- a CDS encoding YHYH protein, with protein sequence MKRYSIPAIALLLTANLSASAHYEEHSSKHVNHKAKSSKELGPLPTQFDPWDLLKKALSPAYAASNEVSIVIEGDYRIIKSNGLPDHETGAFPNRGNPNTIREQHYTFRMPAEPIATGKTTWLGMYPFGVAINGIPFDPGAAEWWDNDPYSGWQYEAMALGPRLGIDQNNAHVQPNGAYHYHGPPTGLIDELSHAPKPTLLGYAADGFPIYGPFGHSNPNDASSGMTKLHSSYRVKQGLRPNGPGGDYDGLFTQDYEYKKGLGQLDECNGRFGVTEEFPKGTYYYVITDSFP encoded by the coding sequence ATGAAAAGATATTCAATACCAGCAATTGCGTTGTTACTGACGGCGAATCTATCGGCTAGCGCTCACTACGAAGAGCACTCTTCCAAACACGTCAATCACAAAGCAAAAAGCTCCAAAGAATTAGGTCCATTGCCAACACAATTCGATCCATGGGATCTTCTGAAAAAGGCTCTCTCACCGGCTTACGCGGCATCCAATGAAGTAAGCATCGTTATCGAAGGCGATTACCGAATAATCAAATCGAATGGTCTGCCCGATCACGAAACAGGAGCCTTTCCTAATCGCGGCAACCCCAATACTATTCGCGAGCAACATTACACGTTTAGAATGCCTGCTGAACCGATAGCAACTGGTAAGACAACTTGGCTGGGCATGTATCCATTCGGTGTGGCGATAAACGGAATCCCGTTTGATCCGGGTGCTGCCGAATGGTGGGATAACGATCCATATTCCGGCTGGCAATATGAAGCTATGGCATTAGGACCACGCCTCGGTATTGATCAAAACAACGCACACGTTCAACCAAATGGCGCCTATCACTATCATGGTCCGCCCACTGGTCTTATCGATGAGTTGTCGCATGCACCAAAACCAACTTTGCTCGGCTACGCAGCAGATGGTTTTCCAATTTACGGACCCTTCGGTCATAGCAATCCCAATGATGCAAGTTCCGGCATGACTAAGCTTCATTCGAGCTATAGGGTAAAGCAAGGTCTTCGTCCTAACGGCCCTGGTGGCGACTACGACGGTCTATTCACGCAAGACTACGAATACAAAAAGGGACTTGGTCAGTTAGACGAATGCAACGGGCGTTTTGGTGTCACCGAAGAGTTTCCTAAAGGTACTTACTATTATGTGATCACCGATAGTTTCCCTTAA